The window GTCGATCAACATCGGCATGGTGTGCAAGTCGCTGACCGGTTTCGGCACCGATCAGCAGAAGGAACATTGGCTGCCCAAGCTCGCGACCGGCACCATCGCCGCCTTCGGCCTCACCGAACCCGACAGCGGGTCGGACAGCGCGGCGATGAAGACGCGCGCGGTGCGCGACGGCAACGGCTATGTGCTCAACGGCACCAAGCGCTACATCACCAACGCCCCCTTCGCCGACGTCATCCTCGTCATGGCGCGCACCAATGCCGAGGCGCTGCCCAAGAACGCGCATGTCAGCGCCTTCATGGTCCCGCGCGACGCGCCCGGTGTGTCGATCGGAAAGCCCGACGGCAAGATGGGCCAGGCGGGATCGCAGATCGCCGACGTCATCCTCGATAATGTCCGGGTTGACGGCGATGCGCTGCTCGGCGGCGAAGAAGGCATCGGTTTCCGCGCCGCGATGCAGAGCCTCGACAACGGACGGCTGTCGGTGGCCGCCGCCAGCGTCGGCTATGCCAAGCGCATGCTCGATGCGGGCCTGCAATATGCGATGGAGCGCAAGGCGTTCGGCGAGCCGATCGCCAATTTCCAGTTGATCCAGGCGATGCTCGCCGACAGCAAAGCCGAAATCTACGCCGCCGAATGCATGCTCGCCGACGCCTGCGCGCGCGCCGACCGCGGCGAAAAGATCATCGTCGAGGCCGCCGCGACCAAGATGTTCGCGAGCGAAATGTGCGGGCGGGTCGCCGATCGCGTCGTCCAGATCCACGGCGGCGCCGGCTATCTCAAGGAATATCTGGCCGAGCGCTTCTATCGCGACTGCCGCATTTACCGCATCTATGAAGGAACCACGCAGATTCAGCAGCTAGTGATCGCGAAGAACATGATTCGCGACTTCGCGGGGTAAGCGGTTCGGAAATTGGGGGAATCGGGTCGCTGGTGGAGCCGAGGGGAATCGAACCCCTGACCTCTGCAGTGCGATTGCAGCGCTCTCCCATCTGAGCTACGGCCCCGCGACGGCGGGGTCTTAACGGCACCGAATACGGCTGGCAACGGCTTTTCTGACGATTGGGCGACGGACACTTATCGAGGGGGATATGATGGCGCGAGCGTGGCACCTGACCAGCAGGCCAACGGGCCTGCCGACGATGGACAATTTCGCCCTCCGCGACCTCCCCTACGCGCCGTTGCAGGCCGACCAGCTGCGGGTGAAGAATCTGTGGCTGTCGGTCGACCCCTATATGCGCGGCCGGATGAACGACGCGAAAAGCTATTCGGCCAGCTTCCAGATCGACCAGCCGATGACCGGCGGCGCGATCGGCGAGGTGATCGAAAGCAATATGGGCGGCTTTGCCCCCGGCGACCTGATCCTTCACATGGGCGGCTGGCGCGATGGCGGCGTCATCGGCCTCGACATGTCGCCGAACAAGCTGCCCGCCGCCATGCTCGCGGCGGGGATGACCCCGCAGACCTTCCTGCACAATATGGGACTGACCGGTGGCACCGCCTGGATCGGCCTGCTCCGCATCGCGGCGGCGAAACCCAGCGACACTGTCTTCGTTTCGGCGGCGGCGGGCGCGGTCGGGTCGGCGGTGGTCCAGATCGCCAAGGCGCGCGAGATGACGGTGATCGGCTCGGCCGGCGGCGCCGACAAATGCGCCTGGGCCCTCGATCTCGGCGCCGATGCGGTGATCGACTACAAGGCCGGCCCGGTGCTGCCGCAACTTGCCGCTGCGCTCGAAAAGCTCGGCAAGCCGGGGATCGACGTCTATTTCGACAATGTCGGCGGCGAACATCTCGACGCCGCCTTCGCGACCGCCAGCGATTTCGCGCGCTTCGCGATCTGCGGCATGATCGACGTCTATAACGATGGCAAGGCGCAGGAGATGAAATATCTGATCCGCACCATCCCGGCGCGCATCCGCATGGAAGGCTTCATCTACACCGACCAGTTCTTCGACTGCGTCGAGGAATTCTACGCCGACATGGGCGGGCTGATCGCCAGCGGCGCGGTGACGATGCGCGAGACCGTGCATGAGGGGCTGGAGGCGACGCCCGAGGCGTTCCTGGGGCTGTTCGCGGGGACGAATATGGGGAAGATGCTGGTTCGGGTTTGATGCCCATACCGTCGCCCCCGCGAAGGCGGGGGCCGCTGGCCGCTTTGCTCGACCTCGCCGCGTAAACCGATAGCGGCCCCCGCCTTCTCGGGGGCGACGAGCAGATCAGCTACCGAACCCGAACGACAAAAAGTCCGGCATCGGGCCGTTCCAGCCGTCGTCGGGGCCATCATCATCCTGATTGCGCGACTTCGCCGGTGCGGGCTTGCGATCGTCGGCCTTCTTCGCGGGTCTGGCCGCCGGCTTATCCGCGACGGTTTCGGCACGCGGTGCTTCGGCGCGTTTCGGTTCGGCAGCGGGCTTGGCACGGCCGCGACCGCCGCGGGCGGATCGTTCGCGGCGCGGTTCGCGCTCTTCGCGCGGCTCGTCCGTCGACGCCTTGGCAGCCTCGGCCTTGCCGCCGCCGCCATGGACCGGGATCGTATAGCCGGTCAGCTTCTGGATATTGTCGATCGCCTCGTCGTCCGACGGCGTGATAAGCGTGA is drawn from Sphingopyxis sp. OPL5 and contains these coding sequences:
- a CDS encoding acyl-CoA dehydrogenase family protein yields the protein MTNPGMDADIYEAFIEQLQRYVRDRLIPAEDQLEELGRVPDDILAEMKDMGLFGITMPPEYGGAGMNVSQYVGFIREIAYASPAYRSIVSINIGMVCKSLTGFGTDQQKEHWLPKLATGTIAAFGLTEPDSGSDSAAMKTRAVRDGNGYVLNGTKRYITNAPFADVILVMARTNAEALPKNAHVSAFMVPRDAPGVSIGKPDGKMGQAGSQIADVILDNVRVDGDALLGGEEGIGFRAAMQSLDNGRLSVAAASVGYAKRMLDAGLQYAMERKAFGEPIANFQLIQAMLADSKAEIYAAECMLADACARADRGEKIIVEAAATKMFASEMCGRVADRVVQIHGGAGYLKEYLAERFYRDCRIYRIYEGTTQIQQLVIAKNMIRDFAG
- a CDS encoding NADP-dependent oxidoreductase produces the protein MARAWHLTSRPTGLPTMDNFALRDLPYAPLQADQLRVKNLWLSVDPYMRGRMNDAKSYSASFQIDQPMTGGAIGEVIESNMGGFAPGDLILHMGGWRDGGVIGLDMSPNKLPAAMLAAGMTPQTFLHNMGLTGGTAWIGLLRIAAAKPSDTVFVSAAAGAVGSAVVQIAKAREMTVIGSAGGADKCAWALDLGADAVIDYKAGPVLPQLAAALEKLGKPGIDVYFDNVGGEHLDAAFATASDFARFAICGMIDVYNDGKAQEMKYLIRTIPARIRMEGFIYTDQFFDCVEEFYADMGGLIASGAVTMRETVHEGLEATPEAFLGLFAGTNMGKMLVRV